A genomic region of Methanothermobacter thermautotrophicus str. Delta H contains the following coding sequences:
- the map gene encoding type II methionyl aminopeptidase, with translation MIESYLKAGKIVSKVRREAAGIIRDGLPIIELVNYVEDRIIEEGGRPAFPCNVSVNEVTAHYTSPPGDDSVIGDGDLVKLDLGAHVDGFIADTAITVPVGDVDDKCHQMMDAAREALENAISTIRAGVEVGEIGRVIEETIHSHGMNPVSNLTGHSMERWILHSGLSIPNINERNTHQLEEGDVLAIEPFATDGVGLVTDMPQTYIFRFLRERPLRLVHARRVLGKIREEYHALPFAQRWLEEYFDAKRLNASMRMLIQSRAIYPYHVLREKSGAMVAQWEHTVIVEEDGCTVITE, from the coding sequence ATCGAATCATACTTGAAGGCGGGTAAAATTGTATCAAAGGTCAGAAGGGAAGCCGCGGGGATAATAAGGGATGGCTTGCCCATAATAGAACTCGTAAATTACGTGGAGGATCGTATAATTGAGGAGGGTGGTAGGCCAGCTTTTCCATGTAACGTATCTGTGAATGAGGTAACGGCCCACTACACCTCCCCGCCAGGCGATGATAGTGTAATAGGTGATGGTGACCTTGTTAAGCTGGACCTGGGCGCCCATGTGGATGGATTCATAGCCGACACCGCCATCACGGTGCCTGTGGGGGATGTTGATGATAAATGCCACCAGATGATGGACGCTGCAAGGGAGGCCCTTGAGAATGCCATTTCAACCATAAGGGCAGGTGTTGAGGTTGGAGAAATTGGACGGGTAATCGAGGAAACCATTCACTCCCATGGCATGAACCCTGTTTCCAATCTGACCGGGCACAGCATGGAGCGCTGGATACTGCACTCAGGACTATCAATACCCAATATAAATGAAAGGAACACTCATCAGCTGGAGGAGGGGGACGTCCTGGCGATTGAACCCTTTGCCACGGATGGTGTGGGCCTTGTGACTGATATGCCTCAGACCTACATATTCCGGTTCCTCAGGGAGAGGCCCCTCCGGCTTGTACATGCCAGGAGGGTCCTGGGTAAGATACGGGAGGAGTATCACGCCCTCCCCTTTGCACAGCGGTGGCTTGAAGAGTACTTCGATGCAAAGAGACTGAATGCCTCCATGAGAATGCTGATACAGTCAAGGGCCATATACCCCTACCATGTGCTGAGGGAAAAGAGCGGTGCAATGGTCGCCCAGTGGGAACATACAGTCATTGTTGAGGAGGACGGCTGCACGGTTATAACAGAATAG